tttcataaggttcatttctttaataaggtaaaaatcattcttttaactTAAACTCAACATTACTTAAATGGTACAGCTTTGAGGCATGTTAGAAAAAAGTTATACCACAAAACGAGGGAAAAATagctattataattataaaaagtaagatTGTTTACATTCTTGGGGAAGAAAATTATTCACaccatctttttattttttttttctaaaaaaaaatgcattattttttgaaagcagGAAATTGTTTTCgccataaatatttctttaaacagtTATGAGggctgaaaaaaaatctaaaagctaTTTGTAAAATTGGATTAAAGAATtcgtaataaaagaataattttctattgtGCCATCATAATAAAAATCCTGTTTTCCTTACAAGGGGAAAATATGTGTGACGTTGAATGACGTAAGGAATTTGACCTATTCTTTCACTAACATCTGGCAACGATCGACACTCAGTTAGTAAAGAAAAGTAATGGCGGGCGAGAGCAGTGGTTTATGGAACAATTTACCCAGTATTATTATTGtcgaaatcttttcatttttaagcttAAGAGATCGTTTAAATGCATCTTCTGTGTGTAAGGCTTGGAGAAATAATCTTTTCCATCCAAAACTATGGCGTAAAGTCGTATTCCAATTAAACAGCTGTGATAATAAAACAGTCAATCAGAGTAATGGGGCCAGATTTCTAGCCAAGCACTGCGGAAGATTCGTCCGCGAAGTCATAATCGAAGTCAACTCTTCAAACCCCAGAGACGTCCAGCTCTGCAAAGAAGTTTTAAAAGTTCTTACATGCAACAATAATCTGCGTGCATTGTCCATAAAACCACTAAGCTCTCGACTGGAGTGGACTGATTACAATGATACGCTATCCTTAGACCAGTAAGTCGTCTGCCAAGTTTCGTTTTTGACATTATGGTTTCGCAATCCACTATCTACTGATTCTATAATACTTTTATgcgattttgtatttattaacatttagcattttgttttaataagtttAGCTTTTTGcatgttacaaataattttttagtataataatgaaattttatataaaaggtaatttttaagtATCATTAAAGTCCGCCTTATAttggattatttttcattatatgtaAGATTTTATATTGAgcctttaaaatgtattttggagtataaaatggaaaatttatttaaatttgaaagtggaTTATTTAAGAATTGGTTTAATTAAAATCCAGATTTATCATAGAGttttgtttattgatattttattctgtgcttaattatttactaagaaaagaacataaaaatggTGTAAAAGACTTAAATAGTTCTTTCTTTAATGAAATCTGTTGGTATTTGCATTTACAGTagtttatccaaaattttattttttatttatttggattataTTTGTAGTTAGAAATGCAGATGGAAAGCAGCATGATTGTGcccatttattattgtttatattttgcaaaGTTCTCgcctattatattttaatggaatgtgaatttattttgaagttttcttttatccattgttattctaatattcattgaaaatttagattataGGCTGTTTAACAAATTTGAATCTGCAGATGCTCTACTTCTGTTacttatcttataaaaatgaagtCCAGAGAACATCAATATGAAAAATGTGTTGTATTTTATTCCTGTTAGTCGTTTAATACAGttgtataaagaaaaacataGTTTTGgttaagaaagtaattaaaatttttcctacaCTTTTTGAGTAATTTTGGATTTTACTTAACCTCTTATTTATCATATTAgagttgaaattattattattttataaaagcttttgAGTTTTGAATTACCTTTCATTAACTAAAATCTCTGCAACTTCATAATTTGAGTTTTTGTGAgtttgattcattaaaataacCTATTGCAATTCACTATTATTGGAATAACATTCACTTGCAATGATACCTCAAGCTCAAAAcacttataattttttcatccaattaaaaaattttttaccgaGTTTGTAAGTACTTAGTGAGCATGTCTTGAAAAGCACAGTGAAAATCTTCATTTGTACTTGAAGGGCAAATGATTAAGTTGAAATCTTAAACAGGAAATTTAACAAAACTGATCAtaagtttctttaattaatttagattataagttatttttatttatcaaattttatggaatattagttaattttatataGCTTTGAACATCTCTAACatatggtaatttttaaaatttataattctattaattaatgaataaatgtgGGTGGAATGAAATTTAGGTAATgtgaaaatagataataaatttatttgaaaaaaaaaaaataactgaacatttaaaatttattttcagtattttatttttagtatatcaCCACAATTGATAATTGATTGATAtccttcataatattttatgcttgaaaatatttatttggtgtTTGTATATATGTtgatttgaatctttttttatactACAGTGCAtaagtatttacttttatttgtttgctatcctaattattttgtttcaaattatttactttagtCGATTTTTGAGTTGTTTGTGTTTAGATTTCTAGAAGAAATTGGAAGCAGGAACTTGCATACCTTCCTACAGCTATAAAATTTCCTTAGTTACTACAGAAAATAGGTGAAAACTACAGAATTACTGATATATAatggaaaactattaaaaaaaggatatatatatatatatatatatatatatatatatatatatatatatatatagtttttaaaaaaagtatgtatgGAAAACCACAAAATATGTTGAAGATGTCCTTTTCACAAATCTTTACATGCTGCAGTATGgataatgaaagtatttttagcttcattcggggggggggggaatcttaTTTTAGCACAAATACAAGAATCGCTTCTCATAACACAAATGAATGTGTAAGTTTGTTATGATATTAAACTGAGTAATGATGACTTAAGAAAAGCATAAATGActgttatttaaagaaaaaaatttaaatttttaaaaatagtgttatttgatcaaaataagattttgttcATCAAATATATCAACactgtttgttaaaaatttgtttaaaatatatatattttacttatatatttagtcATTATTaagtatcttaaataatttttggaaatatatgttttaatttgttaaaattatttacaaatatctatTCATCagtaatttgttaatattattacattacatGTAATATATCAGTAATAACTGCTACTTTTGACTGGGTAACCAATATTGGAGGATATAGACTTGGCAAAGGTTTCTACTAATGCAGCATATTTtagtaatttgtttataaaatttgaaagaattattcaatatatttttcatgacaaTATCATATGGATAAATATGActatagttcaaaattttttatttattaagtttacaaAAGCAGTAAAACTATATTCATTGTATGAAGAAATTGCTGATTTTGCCCTGTGTAAATGCAAGTTTTGTATTTGCCAAAATCAGCTTTCTAatcataatttctaatataatttttcgaTAAGTGTGCAAATAgctaatattactattttaagtaTCTATTGATTCTTAAGAATCAACATATAACGGATCACATATCAAATCGATAAATTAGCAAAAGATAATACGAAAGACCaccttttaaatgaatcaaatacaagaaaatttgtaaacttaatgagtaaataaatgttaattgaaAAAGTCCCAGGGAATATTGTAAGATACagtatttttagaaaagtaaagcCTTTAAacagtaacattttttaaatcaaaagtgcACTAAAAAGAGAAAAGCTGAACAAGTTTTCAATTATTAGTCCTTAGTTTGGAAATAATCAGCTTATATAAATTATGGATCAAATGAAAACCTTAAACTTGGAGCTTGCATTTCCAATATAGgagttattgatattttgaatgctaaaaataatatagatgaaACCTTAATGtgaaatgcttattttatgtttttaatttcagaaaataaaaatttcattgatataatcttgctcaaaatttgaaaaattgctctgataaatactttttagttcctataaattaaaaagtttaaagtgATAGTTAATTGAAGACtctctaaataaaaattgctcttcaTTTGATTTTCCTTTCCCTGTGTGTGTATgaattttctgtgaaaattatttcagtatgttctgaattaaattatatattatctgatTCAGCTATGTAAACaaagatttctatttatttctgaatttctcttattttatgaatatatccaTACATAGAATTTCCAAGGATATAAGTGAATTTTTGAACTCTTTAATTATAagattgcaaaaaatttcataagtgaTTGGCAAGaataaattggaaatttgaattggaattttctaatttcatcttaaatttttatatcgatAAAATGTGGTTTTCTTTACTgcattaaagaaaacttttcagtTAGTTTTCATATTCTGTagaaacatacataataatactctcccttaaaattttattacctcTGTGAATTGAACGCATGTAGAAAAACTGAATAGATGAATGTATCATCAGAATAGTGATACATAAATTAGAATACTGATTATGattcaatatatgtatatattattgtttccatcaaaaagaataattaaatcaattggaTCTCTAAAATTGAGATGATTGTCATTTCAGAAAATCTTAAGACGAagttatatgtttaaataaaaatgcttctaaatttaGTGACTAGTGCTTTAATTTTGtcagtattttaaaaacagtatttaaatttgaattataatacatTGAACTTTCAAAATTGTTTGTATTATTCTAACATTACTTTTCTTCAGTAACTTGTGAAAGATAATTCAGTACAAAGAAATTGATTTCAACCATaatcaagttaatataatttatgtgTATTTGAATAAATCAAGTTTTAGTTCCTTAAATAAAGTTGTGatcaattttttgttgaaaaagaaattctataaggctttattattaatcataaaaataatttgtgtcttgatagaatttttcaaattttttataatttatgattttttaaactttaaaaggtATTCattaaaagtgataatataaactttttggaTCACTGATATCTCATCATTTATTAGCTCTTCAATTATATATGATATAGCAATAGACTTtgtatacaatataattttccaattttcaataaaaaaattgttgattgaaAATGTTAAGCCTTGTACTATGCTAGCACAATGATAAATAAGATACctagaaaatattagttttttaatttggTAACATTTATCTCAAGAGTTTGcatttttcttctcatttctcTAATGCAAGATACTTGCCATGTCTCTGATTAAATTATCcctttatttattatgaaaaattaaatttgttctcTAAGTGACCTATTCTCCTTTATTAATCGATGGAGCttaatccttttttatttcaaattgattcCCCTAGTGttgttaaagataaaaatattttctcgacttatattaataaaaaatatcataaacccCTTGCTTAAGTATTCAGTTTCTGTAGTCTCAATaagatttcagttatttattacataataaagatTACAGTTACCACTTATCAAGTGAGCTGTTCATAATTATTTGGTGAAATTGTTATATGCAAGAAacgtaaaaatacatttaatgttaGTACTTGATTAAATACCAacattcatgcattttaaaaacatttgttacattaaaaatgcttttttataatattaactattttctaaattatcaataagttaatttttgtaaaatatatgttgAATCCTTTTAGtatctattacttttaaaaaaagcagctgctccaaacaatttttaaatcttgagaaAATGGGATTGTATCAAAAGcaccatacaatttttttttcactatagtattaataatttttaaagatatagaaCATAGTTAAATACTGAGAGTTAAAATttagaagcaaataaaataatttaaattatttataatatttccatttaatattaatagaagtactgaaatttgaatatattttttttaatgtgtgaaaGCATAgcctttaataaataaacaatgaacatttaatttttgcgaaacattcattaaaatcttaCTTATGCCTCTTGGTATTTATGAGTGAGCTTTGAAGAAAAACTGTACTGTACTTTCATTTCTAGAGCataaaactgtttataaatttttacatgtgtcaatatggaaaatatattgaaaaattaattggggATAAACCATTTATCACATATAGATATATCGTAGATTAGACCAGTTAGATTTATATCTGTGATCTTCATTCCTTTTGCATgtgtgaaatatttctatttcttgtaatttaaaatgtttcattttttataacaattaaatagtTGACAATTTCTGATGTGCTGCCTCCCCCCTTAATCAAACTAATATTCACTGTTAAGATTTATTTAGTGTGTAATTtgtaaaatgagattttttttaaagactaattTTAAATTCTCTGAATCAAAAGCTTGTGAATAATTTCATTCACATATagaatgtcaaataaaaatttcagttccaTTTAACTTAGTAGAATCAAAAGTATATAAATGTCTTTGCTTATTGTGTGTGCATTTAATTACTTTGTTTTTAAgcttaaaaacctttttaaaaattgttggtGAAAAACATTTGGATCCCATATTCTTATGTTGGATGCTTATCCTATGTAGATTCCATATGCTAAATATTCTGTAGCTTCTTGATATCATCAAGATGACtgcacattttaaaaacttctctagttaatttgtaaaaaaaaaaatttgaataggtaaatgattaaatttatccattattaccTTCAAATTGCCCTAATTAAGAAGTcttgttaaagaataaaatagaattgtaAAAATGCTATGTTTTGTTAAGGCTTATTAGTTTGTATATCAAGGATTAATgttgtgaatttttaaagaaattttaacaacattAAAAAGAACATTCTAATTTCAGGTATGTTGAATTCCTGATAAGAATCATCAAACGAGCTCATTGTCTGGAACATCTCTCTTTGGGCTGTATAGAAGAGCTCCTTGATCTCTCTGAGCACTTTCTAGCTCCACTGTCCAAATATCAGGCCAAATGTCTGCGATCCCTCCACCTCTCCAGTGTGAAAGAAGTCCCCGGTAACTACTTCATCAATGACCTCAACACCTCACTCTTTAAAACCTTCCTCCAACTTGAACGCCTCAGCATTGATTATGACTACCTAAATGACCAACTTCTTGATGTGTTTTCTCAAACCCAACACAGGCCATTGTCTCACCTGATCATCCATGTCCATTCGTTTGATTATCGTTTTCCCAAGGTTAGTGATGCTGCCTGGAAGAGGCTGACATTGCATAGTCCAAATCTGGAAGTTACCATCAATTTGCTCCACTTTCACAACCTTGCAGAGAATGTCAGACATGTCCTGAGTGGTGAAATGCCTTTAGCACACTTCCGAGTCTACTTCTCGTCTGGATTTGATGTCGACATTTTGACTCGCATAGCCTTTCTGAATGACCATTCCCTTCGGTCATTAGTCCTGGTAGATGAGTTGAATGATGACTTGTCACCAGCTGCCACTTTTCTCAGAGGTGGTGTTGATCCACTGGTCATGCTGGCCTGGAGGTGTAAGAAATTAACATATGTCAAAATAATAGGTTTGTATTATATTTGATtcaatattgatgaattttttttatgtcttccatgaaaatataaattttattactaagtgATTCGTATAATATTGATTGTATGTGAAGTTTAGCTTAATATAACAACTAACTAGCAGCTAACTTCATAAGAGGTGTTATAAGACTAAGACGCCATGGAGTGAAGAATTGGCAGGGGGGCTGTTAATAGTTCTAAGCATTACCAATAGGTGAAATTATTGTGCTTTcgtaatttacttaattaatactATATTTCAGATGTAAAAACTCAAAATGTAAATTTGCAAGGGCAAAAGCAACGGctacagaaaaatataaagataactCCAAAAAACATCTCAAGGATCAGCTCAGTGGTATCTCATATGACGATAACTTTCTTAATCTTGTTCATTACACCTTAATCATCTGAGTggcaatcagtttttttttaaatttactttaaaaaattctattatcaggggtgtttgttctccggggaaaccccggaattccggggattttgaacttcaatac
The Argiope bruennichi chromosome 6, qqArgBrue1.1, whole genome shotgun sequence DNA segment above includes these coding regions:
- the LOC129971638 gene encoding F-box only protein 33-like is translated as MAGESSGLWNNLPSIIIVEIFSFLSLRDRLNASSVCKAWRNNLFHPKLWRKVVFQLNSCDNKTVNQSNGARFLAKHCGRFVREVIIEVNSSNPRDVQLCKEVLKVLTCNNNLRALSIKPLSSRLEWTDYNDTLSLDQYVEFLIRIIKRAHCLEHLSLGCIEELLDLSEHFLAPLSKYQAKCLRSLHLSSVKEVPGNYFINDLNTSLFKTFLQLERLSIDYDYLNDQLLDVFSQTQHRPLSHLIIHVHSFDYRFPKVSDAAWKRLTLHSPNLEVTINLLHFHNLAENVRHVLSGEMPLAHFRVYFSSGFDVDILTRIAFLNDHSLRSLVLVDELNDDLSPAATFLRGGVDPLVMLAWRCKKLTYVKIIGYEVGADSLIAVSRLRGEQLKDLKIPACCISSTQLEESEQLTQQGALDHMQNEVSYGLGQYWQPMTLNELPLAVRNVNIDADGAYLDEILRDQMW